The stretch of DNA CCTAATAAAATATAACTACAAAAACCTGTTGCATGTAATATTTGCATTGCAATGTCTCACTGTAatcagcacagagttaagacttTGCGAATGGTTGTATTAAAGGGGTAAGTGATTATTCATGATTCAGGTCATTAACAACAATCCTTAGTTTTtaaccattcattttcattctAATTTAGCATTCTGCATTGCTTGCTAAATATAACGAGCTGTATATTATTGTTCTGTAGAATGCTTTGCAGTTCATTAAGCAGTATTGGAAAATGAACGGACGCCCCTTGTTTCTCGTGCTCATTCGTGAAGATAACATCAGGTACAGTATGCTGTTTAGTCAACAAAATCGGCATTGCAGGATAATGAATAAGTATTTAGAACCACtctccttgtttttttttaatcctgtaggGGAAGCAGATTTAATCCAATCTTGGACATGTTGGCTTCATTTAAAAAGGGGAATGTTGCGGGCGTGAAAGTCCATGTAGACCGTCTGCAGGTAAGACCTAAATATTTTCtattatacatatatacgcaAATTATTAAGAATTGTAATTTcttagtgtgtctgtgtattttttGTGCATTAATGAATTTGCCATGTAAGTGCATAACGCAACATTACCCCAAATTCCTGTTTCATCAAAACAAGATCTTTTTCTTCTGCAGAGGAGTATAGAGAGTTATCATATAGAGAGCTATACCTAGTGTGAGCGTCAAATTTAATGAAGATATTTGTGTGTGTTGATAGTcatatattttataattatacataatatacatatataatataattaataaaaatatactataatatataacATATAAATTACTGTCAATTTGTTGTATTTTAGAAATATAGCTTAGTGGGGAAATAAACTCTTTACCAATAGagtattggtaaaaaaaaatgtatatatatttttttcagtgTCTCGTATGAACTTTCACGGTGCGTGTCATGTTGCCATTGCATAGACGTCTGACATCATTACCAATTTTTACTGGGCACTGTAGTTGATTTGGAATTTAGCTCCTGTGAAATTACTTCTCTGTATCTAATAAAAACACTGCACTTGGAAAACATTTCACAGTGTAGTGGGTTGTCTATGCCTGCAACTTCTTTATAGTGTTGAGTTGCAGAACTTCATTAATTTTTATGGCTAGTGAAGAACTATCAAGCCAAATGCATAGAGCGTTGTATTAAAGAAATGAACTAGCAGAGCTATTTGCTAAAGACTCCAAGGACATTCTTTGTTCTCCTCGCTACTTATTTCTATTTTAATAATTGACAAGAGTTTTTAGAATGATGTTTTATCCACTTAACAATCATTGTGGTTTAAGATGTATTACTTATTTACATTGTGTGTCTTGTTGGAGACTTAATCTTTCATTTAATGTCCCTTAGTTACGTTTTTTACGTTGTAACATTTTCTAAAATATGAAGATTTCTGATATGTAAATCATTTATTCTATTTCAGTTTAAACCCTCTTGAGcgtattaaaaaaaagtgtgtgtgtgtgtgtatgcatgtatatatatatgtatatatatatcatatgtatatatatatatatgtatatagcaaataaaaagatcacttgtgagcacattcacatgtcttacgcaggtctgccaccctgcctttcaccattatccccagcatacagtgcttccactgcagcagggattctgggaaatgacatgcaaatgagcatactgtgtcaccttttgcctgaaaaaccattgttacatggagcccatataagctaatgctcgctgttcacacagctttaaagcacagcatgggaatcagatgcaaagccagagaaaccattcacagacatgtttcaacctttaatgggtatcatcagtgtgaagttggttgtactgctgggtTTGCATTTTTCAAGActagggtttaccatcacattttaagttctgctggggataatggtgaaaggcagggttgcagacctgtttaagacatgtgaatgtgctcacaagtgatctttttatttgctatatgcaattgggtggacatatatgtatatatgtatgtagccttATTAGCTGAGCGTAATAATCAAAAactaatagacgataccgttctgtggctaactaaatgcttttatttgtgcgcgcTTTCgatatacactgatctcttcttccggtggtgttacaatgaataaagcaagaaagggttttacttaaaacacaaactcttacatcactaacattcagggaccatttaacaccttaagtcataaatcgcatactgcacatggAGAGGGATTggtttcagtcagatacattccaggatggtttttaagtaaaaccctttcttgctttatccattgtaacactgcCGGAAGAATGGATCAGTGTATTTCGAAagtcacacaaataaaagcatttcgttagccacagaacggtatcgtcaattcgtttttgattttatatatatatatatctatatatatatttctcaaaccgttgtatacgtgtctgtttgtcctgtgtctccctgtccctaggggcaatcgcattggacctttggcccgtcactccgccacaggccaatgagatgggtcccttggcccgcccgcccccgcacacctatcattggccggtgtgggctaacagtgtctcacacacacccctgtgcccccctcaccacaaaccccagcctcccctcaccgcaaaccccccacccccctcaccgcaaaccccccctcaccgcaaaccccagcctcccctcaccgcaaaccccccacgccccctcaccgcaaaccccagcctcttcggcgccaagcctcctccacctcacctatCTACACGCCGCCAGCAAAACTCacgccgcctctcacacgccgccgcctgcccactcggctcttctcctcgggccccgtattaccgccgggagcgccagcaAGCAGCTAACATcccgggtggcgcaaggaggtaacctccccccccccccccccacaacatccccccgcggccgggagcaccgggtggcgcaaggaggtaacatcccaaaccctccccccccccccccccccgcggccgggagcaccggctGGCACAAGCAGGTACCACCACcattccccccttcacctcccctcaaaccccccccccccttcgcagcagggcagaggaaaaagcagagggggggggggcacacaacaacaacaaactgATTGACACACTAACTgcctgtctgaaacacacacagactgactgactgacacacacacactgactgacacacacacacacaccacacactgactgacacacccacaccacacactgactgacacgcacactgacacacacactgactgacacacccacacactgactgacgcgcacacacactgactgacgcgcgcacacatagagtgcctgagacacacatactgactgacgcacactgactgcctgacacgcgcgcacacacacacactgactggctgacacacactgactgactaacgcacacacctgagacacacatactgactgacacacacacacacactgactgacgcacacacaagcactgactgactgccacgcgcacacacacaaccccttactgacgcgcacacacacagagtgattgatgtgcacacacaccgactgcctgccacgcgcacgcacacaccccctgactgacgcacgcacacaccccctgactgacgcacgcacacacccccttactgacgcacgcacacacccccttactgacgcacgcacacaccccctgactgacgcatgcacacacaccctgactgacgcacacacacactgagtgacgcttgcacacacacacacactgactgacgcacacacacacacacactgactgtcgcacgcacacacacacacggactggcgcacgcacgcacacaccctgacagccgcacgcacagaacccctgacagccgcacgcacacaacccctaaCAGCTGcacgcacaccctgactgacgcacgcacacacacacacaccctgactgacgcacgcacacacacacaccctgactgacgcacatacacacactgactgatgcacacacactgactgacacacacacacacacacacactgactaactgacgcacacacacacacactgactgatgcgcacacacacacaaactgtcacgcacacacacacactgacgcgcacacacacactgactgacacacacacactgactgacacacacacactgactgacacacacacacacactgacacacacacacactgactgacacacacactgactcacacaaacacacactgactgacacactgactgacacacacacacactgactgacacacactga from Ascaphus truei isolate aAscTru1 unplaced genomic scaffold, aAscTru1.hap1 HAP1_SCAFFOLD_3278, whole genome shotgun sequence encodes:
- the LOC142483485 gene encoding phosphorylase b kinase regulatory subunit beta-like, which codes for MISHTTAEVLSPPVTSQAYLHLGINDKLGLSGRPDRPIGCLGTSKIYRILGKTVVCYPIVFDLSDFYMSQDVMLLIDDIQNALQFIKQYWKMNGRPLFLVLIREDNIRGSRFNPILDMLASFKKGNVAGVKVHVDRLQVRPKYFLLYIYTQIIKNCNFLVCLCIFCALMNLPCKCITQHYPKFLFHQNKIFFFCRGV